Part of the Brassica oleracea var. oleracea cultivar TO1000 chromosome C8, BOL, whole genome shotgun sequence genome is shown below.
TATCAATCAAAAACGAATTCAAGCTTTTTAGGGTTTATAGGGTTTCAATTCCAATTATTAGGGTTTCTTAAATTCAAATCAGAAACAATCAACACACAATCAAATATGTTCTAGTGAATCGATTTTTGTTACTAGTCATGAGATTGTCGATTTTAAGTTATATGAATTTTAGGGTTTCATCAAGAACAAGGGGTTTCCATAATAATGGATTAGGATTTTAGGGTTTGTTCTTCTATGTTCTCAGATTGATGATATACCTTTGTTTGTAGGGCTGAGAACCGGACCACCAAAGTCGGATGAACCTCTATCTTCACCCGTACGGACGCTGGCTCCTATCAGGTCGCGAGTTTGAGGACGGACGTGAGCTGTCTGGAACGGTTTTGCGTCTGGTCGCGGATGTGTGCTGAGGGCGTTGGACGCGATCTGAGTTGGAGCGGGGCGCGTCTTCTTTCTATCGGGTTTGCGGGCGTCTGTTTTGGAACGCGAGCTGGATGTGATGCCGAACGTGAAGCTGAGGTCGTCCGGGATGCAAGCTGAGGACGTAAGAGATCGTCTGAGCTAAGATCGTATCAGGCTGAGACGGTAAAGCTTCCTGGAACGGACGGTAAAGCTTCCTGGAACGGACGGTATGCGATCGGGTTAGGGTTTAGGTACGATCGTCGGTTTAGGTTAGGGTTTAGCGATTTTTCTTTCTCAAGGTTTTTGGGAGTCTATCGTGCTGATAACGTGTTGAAAATAGAGGGTCTGAGAACTGAATGTTTCTGTTCTTATTATTAATGAATCATATGTTCCTTTATATAAGGATTACAAGATAAAAATAAAAGGAAATAGTACAAATCCTAATCCAACATGATTTATGATAATTACTAAATCATAAACCAAAAAAGAATAGGAAAACTAGAATAATGAAAAGTCATGGCCGACTTTCTCTCTCTCCAGGTCGCGGCCGCCGTCTCTCTCTCTAGGGTTTGGACCGTCTCTCTCTAGGGTTTCGGCCGGTTTATGTATCGGGCTGGTTATAGACATTCATCACTTGATTTATAACAATACGTCCGTTGTATAATTTTCTTTTCTAATTAATGCTGCAAAAGGAAAATGGAAATTGATCACAAAAGTAATAAACTTTCTTACCGTGTAACGGTCGTATGTTTTCGGGACTCGGTAATAATCTATCATGCATGCATGTCACTTGTGAGTGACAACTGTATTTCCTTTAGTCAAATAAGAAAAGAAGAAAGATTGATCACAACGGTAAAAAATTACCTTTACCATTTCACGGAGATTGTTGAACAACTGTTGCCTTGCAACCCAAGCGACGATCCTAAAAGAGCTCTAACGAACGTTTAGAGAAAAAACTCAAAACGTAAGGTGTGTTGAGTTTGTAAATTAGTATCAAGGCATTTACAGGGTTCAGGTGAAAGTTGTACACAAAGAAAAGTTAAGGATCTCGAGTAAAACACACAAGTTTTCTTCACCAAAGAAACATAATTTCAAGATTTGAGGCTCTGGCACATAGCTCAGTGATGTGATTTAGACTCAAAAAAGAAGAACTAGATCACTTGCACTGTTAAACACCAACTTATAACTAACCATTGCAATGAAAAGATCAATTAAAATAAATCTATTAAAACGATTCTTAGTCATTGAAACACAATGCTCGCAGAAGAAGCTACAATGTTCCATATAATGTCTGTCGATAAACCACAAAAGACGCATAACATAATAATAGTAGTAAACAAAAAGTAAAGCATAATCCAAAACTCGAGACATGTTCTTCAATCCATCCATCATCTGTTTTCCCTGTAATAACACAACCAAATAACACATTAATATCGAGATAAGATATCATCAAACTAACAGAAACAATGGAGTTTGTTAGAGTACCTTGTCTGGTTTCATCAACGCCTGTCTGTTTTTCCTTTCCCTCTCTTCCCCGAGAACAAATGTTTCGGCCTCAGAGTCGGTATAACTCTATCAGCCTCACCGCGTCTCGCATTCTTGTCTCTCTTCTTGTGAGAGCTGTTGCTAATCTTGAGCGCCGCCTTCTTCTGAGTAGAGTCTTTAAACCCATCGCCAGGCACAACCTCATGAGCAGGCGGCCTAGACTGTGACCTCGATATCGACATAGACCTCGACTTCGACCTCACGCGCATCTTCTTGTTCCCCTCTTGCTCATCATCCACATCCATCGCATCTTCCGACCGGTCCCTCTTCCTCCCTCTCGACTTGCTCCTCGCGCGGTCCACCGCAGCAGACGGATCAAGCCCCAGAGAAGACAGCTCTCTCCCCATTCTCTTGGTCGTGTACTTGTTGTCTTTATCAAACTTCCTTGGGACTGTTGATCTGTTCTGTGCAACCGTCTTCTTGAGCCTATGCTCTCGGATAAGCACAGCTTTCTTGTTCCTAATCTTAGCAAGCTGCTCCTTCTGCTCCTCGGTAAGCTCCTCGCCATCCATTTCAAAATCTTCCTCCTCGCCGTTAGCTTGTCTGATGGCTTCCTCCCGCTCCAGCTCCTCGAGCCTCAGCAGAATGTCCGGATCAAGGAAGTCAGCGACGTTGTGACCGTCGAGGATCTCAGGGATTATGTCCTCCTTCCACTCATCGTGCTCCAAGATGTAATGCTTCCTCAAGCTAGCGGAGTACACTCCAGCTCCTCCGTTCTCCTCTTCAAGATCCTTCTCAGTCTTCCGCTTCTCCTTCTCAGCAGCTTCTTTAGCCTTAGCCTCCAGAACCACCTGAGGTATGCTATGTGGTCTCTCCACGTTATCGCGAGGCTTGGGGATCGCCACGTGGAACCTGTTCAAGTGGTCGTTGATCTTCTTGGACTTCATCTTGGCCTCAACCCTCTGATCCAACAGCCTCTCACACGCAGCATTCTTCACAGACATCACTCCCTCTTCAGTAAGAGTGCTCATCTTCAACAGCACAGCTTCCTCGCTCGCTCCCATAGCAGTCTTCATCGCTTCAGCTTTCATCTCGTCAATAAGCTTCTTATCATGTTCAGAAATATTCTCCATTGGCATCAGATCAGTCTTGTTGCAGACAATCACCAACGGCTTGTTCATGAACAGAGACTTTATACTATGGAAAAGCGCCGCCTGCTGAGCAATAGTGTAACCGCACGACCCTGAGATGTCAAGAAAGAACAACACAGCAGCTCTAAGATGCGCCAAGGCAGTGATACTACACATCTCAATAATGTTCCGATCCTCAAATGGCCTGTCCAAGATCCCGGGAGTGTCAATCACCTGATACCTCAAGTACTTATAATCAGTATGACCAACAAACAACGACTTAGTGGTGAAGGCGTAAGGCTGCACATCAACATCAGCTCTAGTCACTTTGTTCATAAAAGAACTCTTCCCCACATTAGGATACCCACAGATCAAGACCGTCCTAGTGTTGGGGTCAATCGAAGGAAGCCTCGCCATGTGCTGCCTGATCTGCTCCAAGTACGCCAAACTAGGAGTGATCCTCTTCAACACAGTGCACATACGACCAAGAGCAGCGACTTTCAGACACTTGCAACGGTACAAGGAGTCACCGTACTTGAGGAGCTTCACGTAGTCTTTAGCAATCTTGCTGATCAAGTTTCTAGCGGTGTTGACTTGGCCAAGAGCGAGCTTGTAGTGATCCTTGTTGTAGAGGACGTGGAGGAGGTCTCCGTAGAAAGGGTGGATCTGGTCGAGGCGAGGGAACTCTTCGATGATGGTGGAGAGCTTCTCGTGGAAGTTGGTCTGTGTGTACTTGACTTTGCGCATGTAGAATTGGCGGAGGCGGTTGATTTTGTAGCCCTTGTGGACAACGGTGGGAGTCTGGCGCTGGGTGCGTGAGAGGATGATGTCGATGAAGTCCTTCCCATTGGGAACAACTGTGATCTTCTTGAAATTGTATTGCACCATTTTTTGCTAATTGATCTGCATAAATCAATTAAAAACATCAATTTTTAAGAAAAAACAAGAACAGTAACCAAATCATTATAGTGTCTTTTTTTTTTTTGAACTTAAATCATTATAGTGTCTTTGTAATAAAATTGAACCAAGAACAGCAAACAAGTCAATATGGTTTTGTAATGAAACGAAACAAGAACATCAAACAAACCATTATAGGTTTGTAATAAAACTGGAGTAAGAACAGCAAACATTTTTTGCTAATTGATCTGCATAAATCAATTAAAAACATCAATTTTTTTTTTTAAAAAAAAAACAAGAACAGCAAACAAATCATTATAGTCTTGTAATAAAACTGAAACAAGTCAATATAGTTTGGCAATGAAACGAAACAAGAACATCAAACAAATCATTACAGTTTTGCAATAAAACTGAAGACAGAACAGCAAACAAGTCAATATGGTTTTGCAATAAAACTGAACAAATAACATCAATATAGTTTGGTAATAAACTGTACAGACATAACAAGTCACCAGGTTCATCATAAAGCAAAAAAGTTAAAAGCTTTGGTTAAGTAAAGAACTGACTAGCTAGGGAGATACTAATTGAAACCAAAACGCATAAGAAACAACAAAACAGGGTAAGTAAGAACCGAAGGGAATACATAGAGCAGAGAGAGTCAATTCCACAAGCGAAAGGAGAGTAAGAATTGAGAGACTTACGTCGATAAACGAAGCGGCGAGGTGAGAGGTGGAGAAAGAGAACCGAGCCGTCGAGAAAAAAATGACGGACGAAAGTGTTTTTCCTGTGAGGAGAGAAGCTAAATATGTAAAAGAAAATATCTAAAACCCTAAAGGCAAAAGACGACGTCGTTTCGGCGCGAGAACCAGCTAAATACTGAACCGGAATAAACCAAATATTTTAACCGGAGATATTAAACAGTTGTTTGATTGATTATAACGGTTTTGATTTAAGATTTAGAGTTTTCTCTGTAACAGAACTGAGCGAAAATGGAGAAGGCGATCGAGAGACAAAGAGTACTGCTTCACCATCTGCGACCTCCTCCTCCGTCTTCTTCCCAGGCTTCTTCTCTCTCTGTAAGCTCCTCCGATCGCTAATTTTTCATGATTTTTCTGTTCAATTCTGTTTCAAAGTGTTAATCTTTTATGTTTATGTGTTGTTGTTGCCTTGTCGAAAGGTCTCAGCTTGCTTAGCGGGAGACAGTGCTGCGTATCAGAGGACCTCTCTGTATGGAGATGATGTTGTCATCGTCGCGTTAAGTTTCTCTCTTTCTCTTTTTTTCTTTGGTCTTCTTTTGAAAAAAAAAAATCAATTATTTTCTAAAAGATTATTTGTGATTGATGAAACACTCAACAGGGCACAAAGGACAGCACTTTGCAAGGCAAAACGTGGAAGCTTCAAGGATACATATCCAGACGAGCTACTTGCACCTGTGCTGAGAGTATGTCTAAGTCTTTCTTCAATTCTGTTTTGCTTCTCCCCACTCTTTTCCAAAGTCGTGGCTTTTTGTTGGCAGGCGGTGATAGAGAAGACGAAGTTGAACCCAAGTGAAGTTGGTGACATTGTAGTTGGTACTGTTTTGGGATCAGGATCTCAGAAAGCCACTGAGTTCAGGATGGCTGCTTTCTATGCTGGCTTCCCCGGTGAGAGATTTCTTGTTTATTTATTAGGGGATCTGTAGTACAGAATCTTATGCTTATGATTTTATGTTTTTGTTGGAAAGAAACTGTTCCTATTAGAACTGTGAACAGACAGTGTTCATCCGGGCTTCAGGCTGTTGCTGACGTTGCTGCCGCCATCAAAGCAGGGTTCTATGACATTGGTAAGGGAGTCACTGTCCTTTGGTTGGCGTGAAGAATTGAGCTGACAATAGGTTTGGATTACAGGTATTGGAGCTGGGCTTGAGTCCATGACAACTAGTCCAAGGGGATGGAAAGGATCAGTCAACCCAAAGGTACCTCTTCTCTCTCTCTCTCCCTCCTTTGAATGTTTTAAAATTTTAAGCCCTACCTATTCTGTTGTTGCAGGTGAAGAAGTTTGAACAAGCACAAAGTTGCCTTCTTCCAATGGGTATTACTTCAGAGAATGTAGCCCACCGGTTTGGTGTCTCAAGGGAGGAGCAGGATCAAGCTGCTGTAACTCTAATAAAACTTTCTAACTACTTCTAATGCATGTACTTGGATGTTACCTGCCAGCATTAGTTTATGGAGCTACATGTGTAGGTTGATTCTCACAGAAAGGCCGCTTCTGCTACTGCTTCCGGTAAATTCAAGGATGAAATAACTCCAGTAAACACCAGGGTAGATTCTGTTTTACAACCTGATGACATCATCTGATGAGTCAAGTGCTCTTTCCCCATGTTAATGACTTTTGGTTTTTAACGTTTCAGATTGTTGACCCAAAGACATGTGATGAGAAGCCCATAACAGTTTCTGTGGACGATGGGATTCGACCTAGCACAACCCTTTCCGGCCTTGCAAAGCTTAAGCCTGTGTTTAAGCAAGACGGATCCACAACTGCTGGTACTATATTCACACCGCTGAGATTTTTGTTTGTTTTGTTTGTAACTGTGAACTCAGTGCTTCACTTGTGTTTGAACAGGAAACTCTAGCCAAATAAGTGATGGTGCAGGAGCAGTTCTCCTCATGAAGAGGAGTGTCGCAATGCAGAAAGGGCTTCCCATTCTTGGTGTATTCAGGTACGTTTGATATTTTTTTTATATTAACCTTCATTTGAGTAAAAACTAAAGCACTCTTTGACACATTGCAGGACATTTGCTGCAGTTGGTGTGGATCCAGCGGTTATGGGCGTTGGGCCAGCTGCTGCTATTCCTGCTGCAGTCAAGGCAGCTGGTTTAGAACTCGATGACATTGACTTGTTTGAGATCAATGAGGTTAAAAAGCATAGAACAACTCTTCTTTCTATATCCACCCCTTATGTCCTGTGTCTAAAAAACTACTGTGTTTGTTTAGGCATTTGCATCTCAGTTTGTTTATTGTCGGAACAAGCTGGGGCTAGACCCGGAGAAGATCAATGTCAATGGAGGGGCTATAGCCATTGGACATCCCTTAGGCGCTACAGGTATATGCTTCATCCATGTTCCCCCATATGGTTAGTGAGTTCCATAGAACAAACAAGACTCTGTTGCACTTTCTCAGGGGCCAGATGCGTTGCAACGCTGCTGCACGAGATGAAACGTCGTGGTAAAGACTGCCGTTTTGGAGTAGTGTCAATGTGCATAGGTATGTTCATTTCTCACTAGCTAATATCTAATATCAATCTCTCACTCTCACTGAGGTATGGTTTTGGGAAACCGTGCAGGGTCGGGAATGGGAGCAGCCGGGGTGTTTGAGAGAGGAGACGGTGTGGATGAGCTCAGCAACGTCAGGAAAGTGGAATAACTATAGGTCTTTTTGACCAAGGAACAACGCTAGAGACTTTTTACAAACGACACAAGTCACTAGCTGCTACAAATAAACATTATTACAAA
Proteins encoded:
- the LOC106312089 gene encoding nucleolar GTP-binding protein 1-like — its product is MVQYNFKKITVVPNGKDFIDIILSRTQRQTPTVVHKGYKINRLRQFYMRKVKYTQTNFHEKLSTIIEEFPRLDQIHPFYGDLLHVLYNKDHYKLALGQVNTARNLISKIAKDYVKLLKYGDSLYRCKCLKVAALGRMCTVLKRITPSLAYLEQIRQHMARLPSIDPNTRTVLICGYPNVGKSSFMNKVTRADVDVQPYAFTTKSLFVGHTDYKYLRYQVIDTPGILDRPFEDRNIIEMCSITALAHLRAAVLFFLDISGSCGYTIAQQAALFHSIKSLFMNKPLVIVCNKTDLMPMENISEHDKKLIDEMKAEAMKTAMGASEEAVLLKMSTLTEEGVMSVKNAACERLLDQRVEAKMKSKKINDHLNRFHVAIPKPRDNVERPHSIPQVVLEAKAKEAAEKEKRKTEKDLEEENGGAGVYSASLRKHYILEHDEWKEDIIPEILDGHNVADFLDPDILLRLEELEREEAIRQANGEEEDFEMDGEELTEEQKEQLAKIRNKKAVLIREHRLKKTVAQNRSTVPRKFDKDNKYTTKRMGRELSSLGLDPSAAVDRARSKSRGRKRDRSEDAMDVDDEQEGNKKMRVRSKSRSMSISRSQSRPPAHEVVPGDGFKDSTQKKAALKISNSSHKKRDKNARRGEADRVIPTLRPKHLFSGKRGKGKTDRR
- the LOC106307509 gene encoding 3-ketoacyl-CoA thiolase 1, peroxisomal; protein product: MEKAIERQRVLLHHLRPPPPSSSQASSLSVSACLAGDSAAYQRTSLYGDDVVIVAAQRTALCKAKRGSFKDTYPDELLAPVLRAVIEKTKLNPSEVGDIVVGTVLGSGSQKATEFRMAAFYAGFPETVPIRTVNRQCSSGLQAVADVAAAIKAGFYDIGIGAGLESMTTSPRGWKGSVNPKVKKFEQAQSCLLPMGITSENVAHRFGVSREEQDQAAVDSHRKAASATASGKFKDEITPVNTRIVDPKTCDEKPITVSVDDGIRPSTTLSGLAKLKPVFKQDGSTTAGNSSQISDGAGAVLLMKRSVAMQKGLPILGVFRTFAAVGVDPAVMGVGPAAAIPAAVKAAGLELDDIDLFEINEAFASQFVYCRNKLGLDPEKINVNGGAIAIGHPLGATGARCVATLLHEMKRRGKDCRFGVVSMCIGSGMGAAGVFERGDGVDELSNVRKVE